A stretch of the Archangium violaceum genome encodes the following:
- a CDS encoding sensor histidine kinase — translation MVWRSGLDAQCNYFNATWLRFTGRTLEQEVGDGWVSGVHPDDLRRCVDTYLSNFERRTAFEMEYRLRRHDGVYRYIFDRGVPFTDDSGQFAGFIGSCVDVHERREADRAKATFLALATHELRTPLTSMRMYMEALRRQLAQGALATSSPLLRLNAQLERVSSLVQDLEDTGRLEAELPLVMRKEELELTEFVQAVVATHRDTDTFRSRGQQRHVFELTLPPGAHRVLADRQRMEQVLNNLLTNAVKYSPKGGTIHVTLAREGPGLALSVKDPGIGIPAADIPSLPRRYFRASNVSAENYPGLGLGLSLVKEIIEAHGGGLRIQSELGRGTTLTLLLPEAREEGRA, via the coding sequence ATGGTGTGGCGTTCCGGATTGGACGCCCAATGCAACTACTTCAACGCCACGTGGCTGCGCTTCACGGGGCGCACGCTCGAGCAGGAGGTGGGAGACGGGTGGGTCTCGGGTGTCCACCCGGATGACCTGCGCCGGTGCGTGGACACCTACCTCTCGAACTTCGAGCGGCGCACCGCCTTCGAGATGGAGTACCGGCTGCGACGCCACGACGGCGTCTACCGCTACATCTTCGACCGGGGCGTCCCCTTCACCGACGACTCGGGCCAGTTCGCCGGGTTCATCGGCAGCTGTGTGGACGTGCACGAGCGCCGCGAGGCGGACCGGGCCAAGGCGACGTTCCTCGCGCTCGCCACCCATGAGCTGCGCACTCCGCTCACCTCGATGCGCATGTACATGGAGGCGCTGCGCCGGCAGCTCGCGCAGGGGGCACTGGCGACGAGCAGCCCGCTCCTGCGGCTGAACGCGCAGCTCGAGCGGGTCTCCTCGCTGGTGCAGGATCTGGAGGACACCGGCCGCCTGGAAGCCGAACTGCCGCTCGTCATGCGCAAGGAGGAGCTGGAGCTGACCGAGTTCGTCCAGGCCGTCGTGGCCACCCATCGCGACACCGACACGTTCCGCTCCCGGGGACAGCAGCGCCACGTCTTCGAGCTCACCCTCCCCCCGGGCGCCCACCGCGTCCTGGCGGACCGCCAGCGCATGGAGCAGGTGCTGAACAACCTGCTCACCAACGCGGTCAAGTACTCGCCCAAGGGAGGCACCATCCACGTCACCCTCGCTCGCGAGGGCCCGGGCCTCGCGCTGTCCGTGAAGGACCCCGGCATCGGGATTCCCGCCGCCGACATTCCCTCCCTGCCCCGGCGCTACTTCCGCGCGAGCAACGTCTCCGCCGAGAACTACCCCGGGCTCGGGCTCGGGCTGTCCCTGGTGAAGGAAATCATCGAGGCCCACGGTGGCGGGCTCCGCATCCAGAGCGAGCTGGGACGGGGAACGACCCTCACCCTCCTCCTTCCCGAGGCACGGGAGGAGGGACGGGCATGA
- a CDS encoding methyl-accepting chemotaxis protein, producing the protein MTWFYNLKISSKLLLSFIFVSSLTLVLGAFAINQMELMNNATDQVTDDRMPSLVYVSTVNTYTSDFLVFAVQHVLSTDPEEMAQLERKSRELREAIDRGLDKYEPLITREKERLLYEEFTRLWDEFLQEHDKVVVFSRANQKDEARAVIRARSRRAYVAASDKLDELVAAIQESAQRASGRSDSAYATAREWIIGTTGFSFLFGVVLSLFIARVISRPLNDAVQVADRIAEGDLTVRISSDAQDETGRLLSALERMVRKLAQVIGEVREGSSALASASAQVSASSQSLSQGTSEQASSVEETTSSLEQITASITQNRDHGRQMEQMAVQGARDAEESGKAVKETVEAMSSIAQKISIIEEIAYQTNLLALNAAIEAARAGEHGKGFAVVATEVRKLAERSRTAAKEISGLATSSVKVATRSGELLGELVPSIRKTADLVQEVVAASVEQASGVGQMNKAMGHVDQVTQRNASASEELASTAEELSAQAEALSQLVSFFRVGDGAERTERNWRPTTPRPPAGGHPGGHAVSVAHGLKAAANGAVPNRVGPGAPAPRASVPVALTDEDREFKRF; encoded by the coding sequence ATGACCTGGTTCTACAACCTGAAGATTTCCTCGAAGCTGCTCCTCTCCTTCATCTTCGTGAGCTCCCTCACCCTCGTGTTGGGAGCTTTCGCCATCAACCAGATGGAGTTGATGAACAACGCGACCGATCAGGTGACCGACGACCGGATGCCGAGCCTCGTCTACGTGTCGACCGTGAACACCTACACCTCGGACTTCCTCGTCTTCGCGGTGCAGCACGTCCTCTCGACCGATCCCGAGGAGATGGCCCAGCTCGAGCGGAAGTCGCGGGAGCTGCGCGAAGCCATCGATCGCGGGCTCGACAAGTACGAGCCCCTCATCACCCGCGAGAAGGAGCGGCTCCTGTACGAGGAGTTCACCCGGCTCTGGGATGAGTTCCTGCAAGAACACGACAAGGTCGTCGTGTTCTCCCGTGCGAATCAGAAGGACGAGGCCAGGGCGGTCATCCGTGCCCGCTCGCGGCGGGCCTATGTCGCCGCCAGCGACAAGCTGGATGAACTGGTGGCCGCCATCCAGGAGTCCGCGCAGCGGGCGTCGGGACGCTCCGATTCCGCCTATGCGACCGCGCGGGAGTGGATCATCGGCACCACGGGGTTCAGCTTCCTCTTCGGCGTGGTGCTCAGTCTCTTCATCGCACGGGTCATCTCCCGGCCGCTGAACGACGCGGTGCAGGTGGCGGACCGCATCGCCGAGGGAGACCTCACCGTGCGCATCTCCTCGGATGCGCAGGACGAGACGGGCCGGTTGCTGAGCGCCCTGGAGCGCATGGTGCGCAAGCTGGCCCAGGTCATCGGCGAGGTGCGCGAGGGCTCCAGTGCGCTCGCGTCGGCGTCGGCGCAGGTGTCGGCGTCCTCGCAGAGCCTGTCACAGGGCACCAGCGAGCAGGCCAGCAGCGTGGAGGAGACGACCTCGAGTCTGGAGCAGATAACGGCCAGCATCACGCAGAACCGGGACCACGGCCGGCAGATGGAGCAGATGGCGGTACAGGGCGCGAGGGACGCGGAGGAGAGCGGCAAGGCGGTGAAGGAGACGGTGGAGGCGATGAGCTCCATCGCGCAGAAGATCTCCATCATCGAGGAGATCGCCTACCAGACGAACCTGCTGGCGCTGAACGCGGCGATCGAAGCGGCGCGAGCGGGGGAGCACGGGAAGGGCTTCGCGGTGGTGGCCACGGAGGTGCGCAAGCTGGCGGAGCGGAGCCGGACGGCGGCGAAGGAGATTTCGGGACTGGCGACGAGCAGTGTGAAGGTGGCGACGCGCTCGGGAGAGCTGCTGGGGGAGCTGGTGCCGTCCATCCGGAAGACGGCGGACCTGGTGCAGGAGGTGGTGGCGGCGTCGGTGGAGCAGGCCAGCGGAGTGGGGCAGATGAACAAGGCGATGGGCCACGTGGACCAGGTGACGCAGCGCAACGCGTCGGCCTCGGAGGAGCTGGCGTCCACGGCGGAGGAGCTGTCGGCGCAGGCGGAGGCACTCAGCCAGTTGGTGTCCTTCTTCCGGGTGGGGGATGGCGCCGAGCGTACCGAGCGCAACTGGCGTCCGACGACGCCGCGGCCCCCGGCGGGCGGCCACCCGGGTGGGCACGCCGTCTCCGTCGCGCACGGTTTGAAGGCCGCGGCCAACGGTGCCGTTCCCAATCGTGTCGGCCCCGGGGCTCCAGCCCCTCGTGCCTCCGTACCCGTCGCGCTGACGGACGAGGACCGCGAGTTCAAGCGCTTCTAG
- a CDS encoding MBL fold metallo-hydrolase — protein MSEPKERAHRTVQVLPGIHRWHVSDDRIGGVQSDAYAVVAEDGAVTLIDPLPIDEKALRKLGRVEAIVLTAGNHQRAAWHLRKVFGAPVWAPQDAYGLEDTPDATYAGGDNLPGGLVAYHTPGPAESMYSLWMERPRSVIFLSDLLTHVEKGTPRFVDNQYQDAPGRTRMSIQRILDHLPIEVLCFAHGEPILKDGASALRRALAEDTEAPAPSEPL, from the coding sequence ATGAGCGAGCCCAAGGAACGAGCCCACCGCACGGTTCAGGTCCTCCCCGGTATCCATCGCTGGCACGTCAGCGATGATCGCATCGGCGGCGTGCAGAGTGATGCCTACGCCGTGGTGGCCGAGGACGGAGCGGTCACCCTCATCGACCCGCTGCCCATCGACGAGAAGGCACTGCGCAAGCTGGGCCGGGTGGAGGCCATCGTGCTCACCGCCGGCAACCACCAGCGCGCGGCGTGGCACCTGCGCAAGGTGTTCGGCGCTCCCGTCTGGGCACCGCAGGACGCGTACGGCCTGGAGGACACACCGGACGCCACCTATGCCGGCGGCGACAACCTCCCCGGCGGACTCGTGGCCTACCACACCCCCGGCCCCGCCGAGTCCATGTACTCCCTCTGGATGGAGCGGCCCCGGAGCGTCATCTTCCTCTCGGACCTCCTCACCCACGTCGAGAAGGGCACGCCGCGCTTCGTGGACAACCAGTACCAGGACGCTCCCGGCCGCACCCGCATGAGCATCCAGCGCATCCTCGACCACCTGCCCATCGAGGTGCTCTGCTTCGCCCACGGAGAACCCATCCTGAAGGACGGCGCCTCCGCGCTCCGCCGCGCCCTGGCCGAGGACACCGAGGCCCCCGCTCCCTCCGAGCCCCTCTGA
- a CDS encoding methyl-accepting chemotaxis protein yields MRWFHDLSTSAKLLFAFLVLLGFSTFQGLFAIARMDAMRGASDEVSLDRLPSIIHLADASDRMSSFRRAELLHSLARDEALQNDYERRMRDDREKLEQSLARFESLSSSEEERRALEEFRRLWKRYEADHDKIIEFSKAKQITEALELITNHSHHSFTSANTQLQALRDINYKASQTAVGNSNATHEDARGWIQWVLGGSLAVCLLFCFFVTRAISKPLARAVEVADRIAEGDFTVRISSETRDETGRLLSALERMVRKLDQVIGEVRQGANTLASASAQVSVSSQNLSRGTSEQASSVEQATSSLEQMTVSITQNRDHGRQMEQMAVQGARDAEESGRAVKETVGAMSSIARKISIIEEIAYQTNLLALNAAIEAARAGEHGKGFAVVATEVRKLAERSRTAAKEISELASNSMKVATHSGELLAELVPSIRKTADLVQEVVAASVEQASGVGQMNKVMGHVDQVTQRNASASEELASTAEELSAQAEALSQLVSFFRVGDGAERDFHPRYLSSAGSEGHGLKVAA; encoded by the coding sequence ATGCGTTGGTTCCACGACCTGAGTACCTCCGCGAAGCTCCTCTTCGCATTCCTCGTGCTGCTGGGGTTCTCCACCTTCCAGGGGCTCTTCGCCATCGCGCGGATGGATGCCATGCGCGGTGCCTCCGATGAGGTGTCCCTGGATCGGCTGCCGAGCATCATCCATCTCGCTGATGCGTCCGATCGTATGTCGAGCTTCCGCCGTGCCGAGCTGTTGCACTCGCTCGCTCGGGATGAAGCGCTCCAGAACGATTACGAGCGGCGGATGCGTGACGACCGCGAGAAGCTCGAGCAGAGCCTCGCGCGGTTCGAGTCGCTCAGCTCCTCGGAGGAGGAACGTCGCGCACTCGAGGAGTTCAGACGCCTCTGGAAGCGCTACGAGGCCGATCACGACAAGATCATCGAGTTCTCGAAGGCGAAGCAGATCACCGAGGCGCTGGAGCTCATCACCAATCATTCGCACCACAGCTTCACCTCGGCGAACACCCAGCTGCAGGCGTTGAGGGACATCAACTACAAGGCCAGCCAGACGGCGGTGGGGAACTCGAACGCCACCCACGAGGATGCACGCGGGTGGATCCAATGGGTCCTGGGGGGCAGCCTCGCCGTGTGCCTGCTGTTCTGCTTCTTCGTCACCCGGGCGATCTCCAAGCCGCTGGCTCGGGCGGTGGAGGTGGCGGATCGCATCGCCGAGGGGGACTTCACCGTGCGCATCTCCTCGGAGACGCGGGACGAGACGGGCCGGTTGCTGAGCGCCCTGGAGCGCATGGTGCGGAAGTTGGACCAGGTCATCGGTGAGGTGCGGCAGGGAGCCAACACGTTGGCCTCGGCATCGGCGCAGGTGTCGGTCTCCTCGCAGAACCTGTCCAGGGGCACCAGCGAGCAGGCCAGCAGCGTCGAGCAGGCCACCTCCAGCCTGGAGCAGATGACGGTCAGCATCACGCAGAACCGGGACCACGGCCGGCAGATGGAGCAGATGGCGGTGCAGGGCGCGCGGGACGCGGAGGAGAGCGGCAGGGCGGTGAAGGAGACGGTGGGGGCGATGAGCTCCATCGCGCGGAAGATCTCCATCATCGAGGAGATCGCCTACCAGACGAACCTGCTGGCGCTCAACGCGGCGATTGAAGCGGCGCGAGCGGGGGAGCACGGAAAGGGCTTCGCGGTGGTGGCCACGGAGGTGCGCAAGCTGGCGGAGCGGAGCCGGACGGCGGCGAAGGAGATTTCGGAGCTTGCCTCCAACAGCATGAAGGTGGCGACGCACTCGGGAGAGCTGCTGGCGGAACTGGTGCCGTCCATCCGGAAGACGGCGGACCTGGTGCAGGAGGTGGTGGCGGCGTCGGTGGAGCAGGCCAGTGGGGTGGGGCAGATGAACAAGGTGATGGGGCACGTGGACCAGGTGACGCAGCGCAACGCGTCGGCCTCGGAGGAACTGGCATCCACGGCGGAGGAGCTGTCGGCGCAGGCGGAGGCACTCAGTCAGTTGGTGTCCTTCTTCCGCGTGGGGGATGGCGCCGAGCGCGACTTCCATCCCCGGTACCTTTCTTCCGCGGGCTCCGAGGGGCACGGGTTGAAGGTGGCGGCGTGA
- a CDS encoding chemotaxis protein CheW: MSTQPTASSTQYLSFIIAGEEYALGILQVKEIIEYDTVTRIPGAPPWVRGVFNLRGSVVPVVDLAVKLGMAPSHLTKWSCIVVVEVRMGGERIVLGLLSDAIGQVIELEPGDVMPPPAFGTPVHVDYLLGMGRMGTGRKFVLLLDIDKVLSDQEVLAASALSAPVVASSEPAAPPTGSSSSSSV; this comes from the coding sequence ATGAGCACACAGCCCACTGCCTCGTCCACGCAGTACCTCAGTTTCATCATCGCCGGGGAGGAGTACGCGCTCGGCATCCTGCAGGTGAAGGAAATCATCGAGTACGACACGGTGACACGCATTCCCGGGGCCCCTCCGTGGGTGAGAGGGGTGTTCAACCTGAGGGGAAGCGTGGTGCCGGTGGTGGACCTGGCGGTGAAGCTGGGGATGGCGCCCTCCCACCTCACGAAGTGGAGCTGCATCGTGGTGGTGGAGGTGAGGATGGGCGGGGAGCGAATCGTGCTGGGGCTGCTATCGGACGCGATAGGCCAGGTCATCGAACTGGAGCCCGGAGACGTGATGCCGCCGCCGGCGTTCGGCACGCCGGTGCACGTGGACTACCTGCTGGGGATGGGGCGGATGGGCACGGGCAGGAAGTTCGTGCTGCTGCTGGACATCGACAAGGTGCTCAGCGACCAGGAGGTATTGGCGGCCAGCGCACTGAGTGCCCCGGTGGTTGCTTCCTCTGAGCCCGCGGCACCACCCACGGGCTCTTCCTCGTCCAGCTCCGTGTAA
- a CDS encoding response regulator transcription factor has translation MKRVLLVDDDPDILDSLTLLLEANYAVTPAEDGAIALELLSQQRFDVVVLDLMMPVLDGTRVLVELRQRGIQIPVILISAHRDLDRQESQHRQLGAFASLRKPFDIRELERRLEEALRQGGNRGGSSGSGGVGNDPLPGGPPPGGGSSQKGLSALGAHGNNARGWPSSTLRWVVSSQKIQRGARV, from the coding sequence ATGAAGCGAGTGCTGCTCGTCGACGACGACCCGGACATCCTCGACTCGCTCACGCTGCTGCTCGAGGCCAACTACGCGGTCACTCCCGCCGAGGACGGCGCCATCGCGCTGGAACTGCTGAGCCAACAGCGGTTCGATGTCGTGGTGCTCGACCTGATGATGCCCGTGCTCGACGGCACGCGCGTCCTCGTCGAGCTGCGCCAGCGGGGCATCCAGATTCCCGTCATCCTCATCTCCGCCCACCGGGACCTCGACCGGCAGGAGTCGCAGCACCGCCAGCTCGGCGCCTTCGCCTCGCTGCGCAAGCCCTTCGACATCCGGGAGCTGGAGAGACGACTCGAGGAGGCCCTCCGCCAGGGAGGCAACAGGGGCGGCTCCTCGGGCTCAGGGGGAGTTGGAAACGACCCGCTCCCTGGAGGTCCCCCCCCCGGCGGCGGAAGCTCCCAGAAGGGCCTGTCAGCGCTCGGCGCTCACGGCAACAACGCCAGGGGCTGGCCGTCCAGCACGCTCAGGTGGGTGGTCTCCTCGCAGAAAATTCAGCGGGGCGCTCGGGTTTGA
- a CDS encoding chemotaxis protein CheA encodes MKPELEKVHAVFLTETEEQLVTLERDLLTLESCPGPESLRAAFRTVHTLKGGAAVMGLTEAVELAHTLEELLTRLEAGVLVLHSGLGTLLLQAVDAMRELVGLRPVAEPDLRLPAKDVHSLLASTVEAARPLASSAARGCAERLGAESHTETPHRERTLRVGLDRLDRMLDLTGEISIARGRLTSMLSQAHRYSPQQLLEAHREADRLYLDLQELVMKVRMVPIGRTFQTFTRTVRDLCQTTGKLVRLEMSGEDVEVDTTVTELIRDPLTHLVRNAMDHGMEPPEVRQACGKDPTGTLFMRAFHEAGSIVIQVGEDGPGLDRERILERARERGLLGPDEGRPDAELFQFIFEPGFSTAQRVTELSGRGVGMDIVKRNVEMLRGTISLETTPGKGTTFFLRLPLTLSIIEGFSVGVGEETYVIPLEHVVECVELPQLERNPGRTGVFNLRGEPLPYLRLREHLSLGGEPPSRESIVVIGQGRGRAGIAVDTLLGQGQTVIKPLGKPCQGLPGLAGSTLMGDGRVALILDVPVLLQQVLKAASSAAAA; translated from the coding sequence ATGAAGCCCGAGTTGGAGAAGGTCCACGCCGTCTTCCTCACCGAGACGGAGGAGCAGCTCGTCACCCTGGAGAGGGACCTGCTGACCCTCGAGTCCTGCCCCGGTCCGGAGAGCCTGCGAGCGGCCTTCCGGACGGTGCATACCCTGAAGGGCGGAGCCGCGGTGATGGGCCTGACCGAGGCGGTGGAGCTCGCCCATACGCTCGAGGAGCTGCTCACCCGGCTGGAGGCCGGCGTGCTCGTGCTGCACTCGGGCCTGGGCACCCTGCTGCTGCAGGCGGTGGACGCGATGCGCGAGCTGGTGGGCCTGCGGCCCGTGGCCGAGCCCGACCTGCGCCTGCCCGCGAAGGATGTGCACTCGCTGCTCGCTTCCACCGTCGAGGCAGCGCGGCCCCTCGCGTCCAGCGCGGCGCGCGGTTGCGCGGAGCGGCTCGGGGCCGAGAGCCACACCGAGACCCCCCACCGTGAGCGCACCCTGCGCGTGGGGTTGGACCGGTTGGATCGGATGTTGGACCTCACGGGGGAGATCTCCATCGCGCGCGGGCGCCTCACCTCCATGCTCTCGCAGGCGCATCGCTACTCGCCTCAGCAACTGCTGGAGGCGCACCGCGAGGCGGACCGGCTCTACCTGGACCTGCAGGAGCTGGTGATGAAGGTGCGGATGGTGCCGATCGGCCGCACCTTCCAGACCTTCACGCGCACGGTGCGCGACCTGTGCCAGACCACCGGCAAGCTGGTGCGGCTGGAGATGAGCGGCGAGGACGTGGAGGTGGACACCACCGTCACCGAGCTCATCCGGGATCCGCTCACCCACCTGGTTCGCAACGCGATGGACCACGGCATGGAGCCGCCCGAGGTGCGCCAGGCGTGTGGGAAGGACCCCACCGGCACGCTCTTCATGCGCGCCTTCCACGAGGCGGGCAGCATCGTCATCCAGGTGGGCGAGGACGGGCCGGGGTTGGACCGGGAGCGCATCCTCGAGCGCGCGCGGGAGCGGGGCCTGCTGGGGCCGGACGAGGGTCGGCCGGACGCGGAGCTCTTCCAGTTCATCTTCGAGCCGGGCTTCTCCACCGCCCAGCGCGTCACCGAGCTGTCCGGCCGGGGCGTGGGCATGGACATCGTGAAGCGCAACGTGGAGATGCTGCGCGGCACCATCTCCCTGGAGACCACGCCCGGCAAGGGCACCACCTTCTTCCTGCGTCTGCCGCTCACCCTCTCCATCATCGAGGGCTTCTCCGTCGGCGTGGGTGAAGAGACGTACGTCATTCCGCTGGAGCACGTGGTCGAGTGCGTGGAGCTCCCCCAGCTCGAGCGCAACCCCGGCCGCACCGGTGTCTTCAACCTGCGGGGCGAGCCGCTTCCCTACCTGCGCCTGCGCGAACACCTCTCGCTCGGAGGCGAGCCCCCGTCCCGCGAGAGCATCGTCGTCATCGGCCAGGGCCGAGGCCGGGCGGGCATCGCCGTGGACACCCTGCTCGGTCAGGGCCAGACGGTCATCAAACCCCTGGGCAAGCCCTGTCAGGGATTGCCCGGCCTCGCTGGCTCCACCCTGATGGGTGATGGCCGCGTGGCGCTCATCCTCGATGTCCCCGTGCTTCTTCAGCAGGTCCTCAAGGCGGCCTCGTCCGCCGCCGCTGCCTGA
- a CDS encoding SDR family oxidoreductase: MNNKTVIVTGANSGIGLATSIELARRGATVVMACRNAERGEQALSEARRQSRSDKLELMQCDLGSLDSIRQFAASFRARHSTLDVLINNAGVICLKRETTRDGFEMQLGVNHLGHFLLTHLLRESLERAPQGRIINLSSGAHKTGSIHWEDPFLTRGYNGWKSYSQSKLANVLFTKALAQRLRGTSVTANCVHPGGVGTRLGVDRNTGFGGAIMSFLKLFFLTPAQGAETSVYLASSPELTHVSGEYFYKKKIASVSKQARDPALAERLWSWSEEQVGLSGARLSA, from the coding sequence ATGAACAACAAGACCGTCATCGTGACCGGGGCCAACTCGGGCATCGGACTCGCCACGAGCATCGAACTGGCCCGCCGGGGCGCGACCGTCGTCATGGCCTGCCGCAATGCCGAGCGAGGTGAACAGGCCCTCTCCGAGGCCCGCCGGCAGAGCCGATCCGACAAGCTCGAGCTCATGCAGTGCGATCTCGGCTCGCTCGACAGCATCCGGCAGTTCGCCGCGTCCTTCCGGGCCCGGCACTCCACCCTGGATGTGCTGATCAACAACGCGGGAGTCATCTGCCTGAAGCGGGAGACGACCCGTGACGGCTTCGAGATGCAGCTCGGGGTCAATCACCTCGGCCACTTCCTGCTGACCCACCTGCTGCGTGAATCGCTCGAGCGGGCGCCCCAGGGGCGGATCATCAATCTCAGCTCGGGCGCGCACAAGACCGGATCCATCCACTGGGAGGACCCGTTCCTCACCCGGGGCTACAACGGGTGGAAGAGCTACTCGCAGTCCAAGCTCGCCAACGTCCTGTTCACGAAGGCACTCGCGCAACGGCTCCGCGGGACCTCCGTCACGGCCAACTGCGTGCACCCCGGAGGGGTCGGGACCCGCCTGGGCGTCGACCGGAACACGGGCTTCGGCGGGGCCATCATGAGCTTCCTCAAGCTCTTCTTCCTCACGCCGGCCCAGGGCGCGGAGACGTCCGTGTACCTGGCCTCGAGCCCGGAGCTCACCCACGTCTCCGGCGAGTACTTCTACAAGAAGAAGATCGCCTCCGTGTCCAAGCAGGCGAGGGACCCGGCGCTCGCCGAGCGCCTCTGGTCCTGGAGTGAAGAGCAGGTCGGACTGTCAGGCGCCCGTCTATCGGCCTGA
- a CDS encoding protein-glutamate methylesterase/protein-glutamine glutaminase, with product MLRVLVVDDSAVVRQGVLMLLERVPGMAVEVASDPLIAREKMKRQRPDVILLDLEMPRMDGLTFLRELMREDEPIPVVVCSGLAGPGSELAVRALEEGALEIIAKPSLGVGEFLRESRTRLVEALRNAARARTRLARRGPPVRLEPEPLEQRPAPSLLAVTTDKVVAVGASTGGTEALRQLLEPMPPDCPGIVIVQHMPELFTSAFARRLNELCRIEVKEAAQGDRVLQGRALIAPGNRHLRVRRTGGHYQVELLDGGRVSGHKPSVDVLFQSVARAAGENAVGALLTGMGDDGADGLLAMRQAGATTIAQDEASCVVFGMPRAAIERGAVDEILPLGAICAAVLRRARQTRAPR from the coding sequence ATGCTGCGGGTGCTCGTGGTGGATGACTCGGCGGTGGTGCGCCAGGGCGTGCTGATGCTCCTGGAGCGCGTGCCGGGTATGGCGGTGGAGGTGGCGTCGGATCCGCTCATCGCGCGCGAGAAGATGAAGCGCCAGCGGCCGGACGTCATCCTGTTGGACCTGGAGATGCCGCGCATGGACGGGCTGACGTTCCTGCGCGAGCTGATGCGGGAGGACGAGCCGATTCCGGTGGTGGTGTGCTCGGGGCTGGCGGGGCCGGGCTCGGAGCTGGCGGTGCGCGCGCTGGAGGAGGGCGCGTTGGAGATCATCGCCAAGCCGTCACTGGGCGTGGGGGAGTTCCTGCGCGAGTCGCGGACGCGGCTCGTGGAGGCGCTCCGGAACGCGGCGAGGGCGCGGACCCGCCTGGCGCGGCGGGGGCCTCCGGTGCGTCTGGAGCCGGAGCCGCTGGAGCAGCGGCCAGCGCCCTCCCTGCTCGCGGTGACGACGGACAAGGTGGTGGCGGTGGGCGCCTCCACGGGCGGCACCGAGGCGCTGAGGCAACTGCTGGAGCCGATGCCTCCGGACTGTCCGGGGATCGTCATCGTGCAGCACATGCCGGAGCTGTTCACCTCGGCGTTCGCGAGGCGGCTGAACGAGCTGTGCCGCATCGAGGTGAAGGAGGCCGCGCAGGGAGACCGGGTGCTGCAGGGAAGGGCGCTCATCGCGCCGGGCAACCGGCACCTGCGGGTGCGGCGCACCGGTGGGCACTACCAGGTGGAGCTGCTCGACGGAGGCCGGGTATCGGGACACAAGCCGAGCGTGGACGTGCTGTTCCAATCGGTGGCGCGAGCGGCGGGGGAGAACGCGGTGGGAGCACTGCTGACGGGGATGGGGGATGACGGAGCCGACGGGCTGCTGGCGATGCGGCAGGCCGGGGCGACCACCATCGCCCAGGACGAGGCGAGCTGCGTGGTGTTCGGCATGCCGCGCGCGGCCATCGAGCGGGGAGCGGTGGATGAAATCCTCCCGCTCGGGGCCATCTGCGCGGCCGTGTTGCGCCGGGCCCGTCAAACCCGAGCGCCCCGCTGA
- a CDS encoding CheR family methyltransferase, which produces MSDGIREERGAGLLPEPSPLTDKEFTGYQRLVYREAGIWLSPAKRALLVGRVSRRLRELGGLSFGAYLRKAEEDAEERVRLLDAICTHETHFFREPKHFEFLEREVLPRWRERGDTGSGEGRRVRVWSAGCSTGEEPFSLAMVLRHHLPPEEGWGIQIQATDLSTRVLERARQALWPLEKSEEIPRHYLRAYMLRGTGSQEGRMKAGPELRELVRFQRVNLNDGQGVVGRFELIFCRNVLIYFDAASKERAVERLLNHLSPNGLLFLGHSESLSGLGWRVRTVMPTVYAPRG; this is translated from the coding sequence GTGAGCGATGGCATCCGGGAGGAGCGGGGGGCCGGGCTTCTCCCCGAGCCATCACCGCTCACCGACAAGGAGTTCACCGGCTATCAGCGGCTCGTCTATCGCGAGGCGGGCATCTGGCTGTCACCGGCGAAGCGGGCGCTGCTGGTGGGGCGGGTCTCGCGGCGGTTGCGTGAGCTGGGCGGGCTGTCGTTCGGCGCCTACCTGCGGAAGGCGGAGGAGGACGCGGAGGAGCGGGTGCGGCTGCTGGATGCCATCTGCACGCACGAGACGCACTTCTTCCGCGAGCCCAAGCACTTCGAATTCCTGGAGCGCGAGGTGCTGCCGCGGTGGCGGGAGCGGGGTGACACCGGGAGCGGCGAGGGGCGGCGGGTGCGGGTGTGGAGCGCGGGGTGCTCGACGGGAGAGGAGCCGTTCTCCCTGGCCATGGTGCTGCGCCACCACCTGCCGCCGGAGGAGGGCTGGGGCATCCAGATCCAGGCGACGGACCTCTCCACGCGCGTCCTCGAGCGGGCGCGCCAGGCGCTCTGGCCCCTGGAGAAGTCCGAGGAGATTCCGAGGCACTACCTGCGTGCCTACATGCTGCGGGGGACGGGCAGCCAGGAGGGGAGGATGAAGGCGGGCCCCGAGCTGCGCGAGCTGGTGCGCTTCCAGCGGGTGAACCTGAACGATGGCCAGGGGGTGGTGGGGCGCTTCGAGCTCATCTTCTGCCGCAATGTCCTCATCTATTTCGATGCGGCCTCGAAGGAGCGGGCGGTGGAGCGGCTGTTGAACCATCTGTCTCCCAACGGGTTGCTGTTCCTCGGGCACTCCGAGAGTCTCTCGGGTCTGGGTTGGCGCGTGCGCACGGTGATGCCTACCGTCTACGCGCCGCGCGGGTAG